The following coding sequences are from one Hyphomicrobiales bacterium window:
- a CDS encoding LysR family transcriptional regulator translates to MKFDPRHLEIVAAIVDSGGLTEGAETLGKSQPSVSRTLSMLEARVGSRLFEKNKRPLQPTELCLALATEGRKVLAANKAASDVVKRYLDGRSGVVRVGGSPIFMDGVISGMIAEFQTGHPDVRIDQSYNYAPELMEKLEAGTLDVAICPMKVDAIPTGFTFKDILPGRNVIACGATHPVANRTSVTLSDIAPYPWIAPPTDSPLYEDLRSVLSSIGMRDFRVSFSGGSLTSIINILERSDALTVLPYSVVFTLRRQKMLSALSIKIGHPERNLGLLTRADVPLGPTVRRFHQFIVREFATLADTILKHEQNALWRS, encoded by the coding sequence ATGAAATTTGACCCACGCCACCTTGAAATCGTTGCCGCCATCGTTGATTCAGGCGGACTGACCGAGGGCGCCGAAACCTTGGGCAAGTCCCAGCCCAGTGTTTCGCGCACCCTCTCTATGCTCGAAGCACGGGTGGGATCACGGCTATTTGAAAAAAACAAACGCCCGCTTCAACCGACCGAACTCTGCCTCGCCCTCGCCACCGAAGGCCGCAAGGTCTTGGCCGCCAATAAGGCCGCATCGGATGTGGTCAAGCGCTATCTGGATGGGCGCTCCGGCGTGGTCCGCGTCGGCGGTTCGCCGATCTTCATGGATGGCGTCATCTCCGGGATGATCGCCGAGTTCCAAACCGGCCACCCTGATGTGCGCATCGACCAGTCCTACAACTACGCGCCAGAGCTGATGGAGAAGCTGGAAGCAGGTACGCTCGATGTCGCGATATGCCCGATGAAAGTGGACGCAATCCCGACCGGCTTCACCTTCAAAGACATTCTCCCTGGAAGGAACGTCATCGCCTGCGGCGCAACCCATCCGGTGGCCAATCGAACCTCGGTGACGCTGTCGGATATCGCCCCCTACCCTTGGATCGCACCACCGACCGACAGCCCGCTTTACGAGGACTTACGCAGCGTGCTTTCCAGCATTGGCATGCGAGACTTTCGCGTGAGTTTTTCCGGCGGATCGCTGACATCGATCATCAACATTTTGGAGCGATCCGACGCGCTCACCGTCCTGCCCTACTCGGTGGTGTTCACGCTGCGGCGACAAAAGATGCTCTCCGCGCTCTCCATCAAGATCGGGCATCCTGAACGGAACTTGGGGCTTTTGACGCGCGCCGATGTACCGCTCGGACCAACCGTTAGGCGGTTCCACCAGTTCATCGTGCGCGAGTTCGCAACTCTCGCCGATACAATCCTGAAACATGAGCAGAACGCGCTTTGGCGCAGTTAG
- a CDS encoding maleylacetate reductase, which produces MAHFQSQFEAQSAAVRVRFGAGLRHKIEEEIDRLGCTRALVLSTPPQADSALDMAASLNGKAAGVFTKAAMHTPVNVTADAIAHAQSVEADCLVALGGGSTTGLGKAIAYQTDLPQIVIPTTYAGSEATAILGQTEDGVKTTVTDPKIQPEVILYDAELVATLPVPMTVTSALNAMAHAAEALYAVNRNPVSTMLAIEGLSAFQRALPKVIDNPQDIEARGETLYGAWLCGTVLGQVGMALHHKLCHTLGGSFDLPHAETHAVVLPHAIAYNARAVADQLQPICDIFGGTNAGQSLHDFAEQVSAPTALKDLGLNESDLDRAGDLATSKPYPNPRPVERDAIRTLLQAAWAGDPPVL; this is translated from the coding sequence ATGGCCCATTTTCAAAGCCAGTTTGAAGCTCAAAGTGCAGCTGTTCGCGTGCGCTTTGGTGCTGGCTTGCGCCACAAGATCGAGGAGGAAATCGACCGGCTTGGCTGCACACGGGCGCTGGTGCTTTCCACGCCTCCTCAGGCCGACAGCGCGTTGGATATGGCCGCCAGCCTCAACGGCAAGGCCGCCGGCGTTTTTACCAAGGCTGCCATGCACACCCCGGTTAATGTGACGGCGGATGCCATCGCCCATGCGCAGAGCGTGGAGGCCGACTGCCTGGTGGCGCTGGGTGGTGGATCGACGACGGGCCTTGGCAAAGCCATTGCCTATCAGACGGATCTGCCGCAGATCGTGATCCCCACCACCTATGCCGGTTCCGAAGCGACCGCCATTCTTGGCCAGACCGAAGATGGCGTGAAGACCACGGTCACCGACCCCAAAATCCAACCTGAAGTCATTCTTTATGATGCGGAGCTGGTAGCGACACTGCCGGTGCCGATGACAGTGACGAGCGCGCTCAATGCCATGGCCCATGCGGCGGAGGCGCTTTACGCGGTGAACCGCAACCCGGTCTCCACCATGCTCGCCATTGAAGGGCTGTCTGCTTTCCAGCGCGCCCTGCCCAAGGTGATCGACAACCCTCAGGATATCGAAGCCCGTGGCGAGACGCTTTACGGCGCCTGGCTCTGCGGTACGGTGCTTGGTCAGGTCGGGATGGCGCTGCACCATAAGCTTTGCCATACGCTGGGTGGCTCCTTCGACCTGCCGCACGCCGAGACCCATGCAGTCGTTTTGCCCCATGCCATTGCCTACAATGCCCGCGCGGTGGCCGATCAGCTTCAGCCGATCTGCGACATCTTCGGTGGCACGAACGCCGGCCAATCCCTGCACGATTTTGCAGAACAAGTTAGCGCGCCGACAGCGTTGAAAGATCTGGGGCTCAACGAGAGTGATCTCGACAGAGCCGGCGATCTTGCCACCAGCAAGCCTTATCCGAACCCGCGCCCTGTGGAGCGCGACGCGATCCGCACGCTTTTGCAGGCCGCCTGGGCCGGTGACCCCCCCGTTCTTTGA
- a CDS encoding ABC transporter substrate-binding protein, with protein sequence MITRRTLLKSTAAAAAVSAFPMPAIAQGSRIKLGYVSPQSGPLAAFAEADNFILSNFAQSAVADNFEVIVKDSQSNPNRAADVAQELIIDDEVDMLLVASTPETTNPVATTAESEGVPVISTVAPWQPWFIGQQGNPGNPESWEPFDYAYHFFWGLEDVISVFTAMWSQLDTNKSVGGLFPNDGDGNAWGDPNVGFPPVLDAQGYTLTDPGRYQNLTDDFSAQINAFKQGNVEIVTGVPIPPDFTTFWNQAKQQGFTPKAASIGKAILFPQAVEALGDSGHNLSSEVWWSPSHPFSSSINGLTAGQVAEAYTGETGKQWTQPIGFVHALFELAVDVMGRVDDSSDGDAVAEAIAASNLNTIVGPIAFNGAGLPPFAARNICKTPLVGGQWRLNDGGGYDLVIVDNSDQPSIPIGGTMEEIS encoded by the coding sequence ATGATCACACGCCGCACACTTTTGAAGAGCACCGCCGCTGCTGCCGCAGTTAGTGCGTTCCCTATGCCCGCCATCGCGCAAGGCTCGCGCATCAAGCTGGGTTACGTTAGCCCGCAATCGGGGCCGCTGGCAGCCTTCGCTGAGGCTGACAATTTCATCCTCTCCAATTTCGCGCAGTCCGCGGTTGCGGACAATTTCGAGGTGATCGTCAAGGATAGCCAGTCCAACCCCAACCGTGCGGCGGATGTGGCGCAGGAACTCATCATCGATGATGAGGTGGACATGCTTCTGGTGGCGTCGACCCCCGAAACCACGAATCCGGTGGCCACGACAGCCGAGTCGGAAGGCGTGCCGGTGATTTCGACGGTGGCGCCTTGGCAGCCCTGGTTCATCGGCCAGCAGGGCAATCCTGGAAACCCAGAAAGCTGGGAACCGTTCGACTACGCCTACCACTTCTTCTGGGGACTTGAAGATGTCATCTCCGTCTTCACCGCCATGTGGTCGCAGCTTGATACCAACAAGTCGGTCGGCGGCCTCTTCCCCAATGACGGCGACGGCAATGCCTGGGGCGATCCCAATGTCGGCTTCCCGCCGGTGCTGGATGCGCAGGGCTATACGCTGACCGATCCGGGTCGCTACCAGAACCTGACGGACGATTTCTCTGCCCAAATCAATGCCTTCAAGCAGGGCAATGTGGAGATCGTGACCGGCGTGCCGATCCCACCGGATTTCACCACCTTCTGGAACCAGGCCAAGCAGCAGGGCTTCACACCCAAGGCTGCGTCCATCGGTAAGGCGATCCTTTTCCCGCAGGCCGTGGAAGCCTTGGGGGACAGCGGCCACAACCTTTCTTCCGAGGTCTGGTGGTCGCCAAGTCATCCCTTCTCCTCCTCCATCAACGGGTTGACGGCCGGCCAGGTCGCTGAGGCCTACACCGGCGAAACCGGCAAGCAATGGACCCAGCCGATCGGTTTTGTGCACGCCCTGTTTGAGCTGGCTGTCGATGTGATGGGCCGGGTCGACGATAGCAGCGATGGTGACGCCGTCGCTGAAGCGATCGCAGCCTCAAACCTCAACACCATCGTCGGGCCCATTGCGTTCAATGGCGCCGGTTTGCCGCCCTTTGCGGCGCGCAACATTTGCAAAACGCCGCTTGTCGGCGGCCAATGGCGCCTGAATGACGGCGGCGGCTACGACCTCGTCATCGTCGACAACTCTGATCAACCGTCGATCCCGATCGGCGGGACGATGGAAGAGATTTCCTAG
- a CDS encoding ABC transporter ATP-binding protein — MSMLALQNVSKSFGALKVTDDVSFDVPEGQALGIIGPNGAGKSTLFNLITGNLPADKGSVHFEGRDVTKVPAMQRCISGVGRSFQIPQPFTHLTVYENLVVAATFGRQRTENEVMRQCAVILERTELIGKANQTSGSLSLLERKRLELARAMATHPKLLLLDEIAGGLTEGECHALVETIKAIHAEGVTIIWIEHVLHALNSVVDRLLVLDFGKVIGVGDPETIMESKEVKEIYLGIEI; from the coding sequence ATGAGCATGCTTGCCTTGCAGAATGTGTCGAAAAGCTTTGGTGCTTTGAAAGTGACGGACGATGTCAGTTTCGATGTGCCGGAGGGGCAGGCGCTCGGCATCATCGGTCCGAACGGTGCAGGCAAGTCGACACTCTTCAACCTCATCACGGGCAATCTGCCCGCTGATAAGGGGAGCGTTCATTTCGAAGGGCGCGACGTCACGAAAGTGCCAGCGATGCAACGCTGCATTTCGGGCGTCGGGAGGTCGTTTCAGATCCCGCAACCTTTCACGCATCTCACCGTCTACGAAAACTTGGTGGTGGCGGCGACATTTGGCCGACAGCGAACCGAGAACGAAGTGATGCGCCAGTGCGCTGTGATCTTGGAGCGCACCGAGCTGATCGGCAAAGCCAATCAGACCTCCGGCTCCTTGTCATTGCTGGAACGCAAGCGGCTGGAACTGGCGCGGGCCATGGCGACCCATCCGAAACTTCTGCTGCTTGATGAAATCGCTGGCGGGCTCACCGAAGGCGAATGCCACGCGCTGGTGGAGACCATCAAAGCCATCCATGCAGAAGGCGTCACGATCATTTGGATCGAGCATGTGTTGCATGCGCTCAACTCGGTGGTGGATCGCCTGCTTGTGCTCGATTTCGGCAAGGTGATCGGCGTCGGCGACCCCGAAACGATCATGGAGTCCAAAGAAGTCAAAGAGATCTATTTGGGGATCGAAATCTGA
- a CDS encoding ABC transporter ATP-binding protein, with protein sequence MALLTTKNLTAHYGDFQALFGVDIDLNEGETIAIIGANGAGKTTLMRSIAGVLINDRETVSFDGSAIGNATADAIMAMGVAMVPEGRRLFPSLSVEENLLIGTYGRKTGGHWNLETVYDLFPILKERRDNPGTALSGGQQQMVAIGRALMSNPRVLLCDEISLGLAPVVIRDIYKAVPKIKEAGASLIVVEQDIGQAMQVADRVYCMMEGRVTLSGTPDELSREAIHDAYFGAAA encoded by the coding sequence ATGGCGCTTCTGACGACCAAAAATCTCACCGCCCATTATGGCGATTTCCAAGCGCTGTTTGGCGTGGATATTGACCTCAACGAGGGTGAAACCATTGCCATCATCGGCGCGAATGGTGCCGGCAAAACAACGCTCATGCGGTCCATCGCGGGCGTGCTGATAAATGATCGCGAGACGGTGTCGTTCGATGGAAGCGCCATCGGCAATGCGACCGCAGATGCCATCATGGCGATGGGTGTGGCTATGGTCCCAGAGGGCCGGCGCTTGTTTCCATCTCTGTCGGTGGAAGAGAACCTGCTGATCGGCACGTATGGCCGCAAAACGGGCGGTCACTGGAACCTGGAGACGGTTTACGACCTCTTCCCTATCCTCAAGGAACGCCGCGACAATCCGGGCACAGCCCTTTCTGGCGGCCAGCAACAGATGGTCGCCATTGGCCGGGCGCTGATGAGCAATCCGCGTGTGCTCTTGTGCGATGAAATTTCGCTCGGTCTCGCGCCGGTCGTGATCCGCGACATCTACAAGGCGGTGCCGAAAATCAAGGAAGCGGGCGCCTCTCTCATCGTTGTGGAACAGGACATCGGCCAGGCGATGCAGGTCGCCGACCGCGTTTACTGCATGATGGAAGGCCGCGTGACGCTGTCTGGCACGCCTGATGAACTCTCTCGCGAGGCCATCCACGACGCCTATTTTGGAGCAGCGGCATGA
- a CDS encoding branched-chain amino acid ABC transporter permease, whose protein sequence is MIWIDTILQGILLGGLYALFAAGLSLVFGIMRLVNLAHGDLIVMGAYLILLLVTMTGLSPFIAAAVAIPFMFLLGYGLQKYMLNRVLGEDILPPLLVTFGLSVVLQNALLEGFSADSQRLPTGALSTASVEVAGINLGVLPLLTFGSAILVIVALNWLFYRTELGRAFRATSDDATTASLMGIKPANIFAKATGIAMIIVTIAALYLGMRSNFDPNIGPARLIYAFEAVIIGGLGSLWGTLLGGIIIGVAQTVGAAINPEWQILAGHVAFLVVLLIRPRGLFPRAVD, encoded by the coding sequence ATGATTTGGATCGACACTATCCTCCAAGGCATTCTGCTCGGCGGGCTGTACGCCCTGTTCGCGGCCGGTCTGTCGCTGGTTTTCGGCATCATGCGGCTGGTGAACCTTGCCCATGGCGATCTCATCGTGATGGGGGCTTATCTCATCCTGCTGCTTGTCACGATGACGGGCCTTTCGCCCTTTATCGCGGCGGCGGTGGCGATCCCGTTCATGTTCCTGCTCGGCTACGGCCTGCAGAAATACATGCTCAACCGCGTGTTGGGCGAAGACATCCTGCCGCCCCTGCTGGTGACGTTCGGCCTCTCGGTTGTGCTGCAAAACGCGCTGCTGGAAGGCTTTTCCGCCGACAGCCAACGCTTACCGACCGGCGCCCTGTCCACGGCGTCGGTTGAGGTGGCGGGGATCAATTTAGGCGTTCTGCCATTGCTCACGTTCGGCTCGGCGATTCTGGTGATCGTCGCGCTCAACTGGCTGTTCTATCGCACCGAGCTTGGCCGGGCGTTTCGCGCGACATCCGATGATGCGACCACCGCGAGCCTGATGGGCATCAAGCCGGCCAATATTTTTGCCAAGGCGACCGGCATCGCGATGATCATCGTGACCATCGCCGCGCTCTATCTTGGCATGCGGTCCAACTTCGACCCGAACATTGGTCCGGCCCGCCTCATTTACGCGTTCGAGGCGGTGATCATCGGTGGGCTCGGCTCGCTCTGGGGCACGCTGCTCGGTGGAATCATCATCGGCGTCGCACAGACGGTTGGCGCGGCCATCAATCCCGAATGGCAGATCTTGGCCGGACACGTCGCCTTCCTGGTGGTGCTCTTGATCCGTCCGCGCGGCTTGTTCCCACGGGCTGTGGATTAG
- a CDS encoding branched-chain amino acid ABC transporter permease has protein sequence MDDHTTPYAVHTGTKVSKIAGILGLFLIVVLVALPAFASRSLIQDMFFILTMLVLAQFWNLLAGYGGLVSIGQQAFVGIGAYAMFGVVILAGLDPIPAILLGGVVAVLLAIPTAFFAFRLQGAYFAIGTWVIAEVVRLITSQWQAIGGGTGTSLPRSATRELMFAEAIESLFGVRSAAARDILSYWLAVILAVATIGGIYWLLRTKRGLALAAVRDNIEAAKSVGVDAGRMKWVVFLVAAFGTGIAGALIYLQKARISPDAAFSVTDWTAYVIFIVVIGGIGTIEGPIVGVLVFFILQSLLADYGTWYLMLLGIIGIIIMLFAPKGLWGLISARTGVELFPVRRRLTGGALDIQKPKTKQTEEAPNG, from the coding sequence ATGGATGATCACACAACTCCCTACGCTGTTCACACTGGCACGAAAGTTTCGAAGATCGCAGGTATCCTTGGCCTTTTTCTGATCGTGGTGCTCGTGGCGCTGCCGGCTTTCGCCTCGCGCAGCCTGATCCAAGACATGTTCTTCATCCTCACCATGCTGGTGCTGGCGCAGTTCTGGAACCTGCTTGCAGGCTATGGTGGCCTCGTTTCCATTGGCCAGCAGGCCTTTGTCGGTATCGGCGCCTACGCCATGTTCGGCGTCGTGATTTTGGCAGGGCTCGACCCCATCCCCGCCATCCTGCTTGGTGGCGTCGTGGCGGTGCTTCTTGCCATCCCCACGGCCTTTTTTGCCTTCCGATTACAGGGTGCCTATTTCGCCATCGGCACCTGGGTCATTGCCGAGGTCGTTCGCCTCATAACCTCGCAGTGGCAGGCGATTGGCGGCGGCACGGGCACCTCCCTCCCGCGCTCCGCCACCCGCGAGTTGATGTTCGCCGAAGCCATCGAAAGTCTCTTCGGCGTGCGCAGCGCGGCAGCACGCGACATCCTCTCTTACTGGCTGGCCGTCATCTTGGCCGTGGCCACCATCGGCGGCATCTACTGGCTGCTGCGCACCAAGCGCGGCCTCGCCCTGGCGGCGGTGCGCGACAACATTGAGGCGGCGAAATCGGTCGGCGTCGACGCAGGGCGTATGAAGTGGGTGGTGTTCCTGGTCGCCGCTTTCGGCACGGGCATCGCTGGCGCGCTGATCTATCTGCAAAAGGCGCGCATCTCGCCGGACGCGGCTTTCTCGGTCACCGACTGGACGGCCTACGTCATCTTCATCGTGGTGATCGGGGGCATCGGCACCATCGAGGGTCCGATCGTTGGCGTGCTCGTCTTCTTCATCCTGCAATCGCTGCTCGCCGACTACGGCACCTGGTACCTGATGCTGCTCGGTATCATCGGCATCATTATCATGCTTTTCGCGCCGAAAGGCCTGTGGGGCCTGATCTCCGCGCGCACTGGCGTGGAGCTTTTCCCCGTGCGCCGGCGGCTGACGGGCGGCGCGCTGGACATCCAAAAACCAAAGACAAAACAGACTGAGGAAGCACCTAATGGCTGA
- a CDS encoding FAD-dependent monooxygenase produces the protein MADISTDVLIIGTGPAGSATAALLSSYGIENMAVNRYRWLANTPRAHITNQRTMEVLRDLGQEVEDEAYLFAAEQELMGENVFCESLAGEEIGRMKSWGNHPMSKAEHLLSSPTFMNDLPQTMMEPLLFKTACSRGTQARMSTEYLRHEQDADGVTTTCLDRLSGKEITIRSRYLIGADGGNSKVAELENLPFEGEMGVGGSMNIIFKADLSKYVAHRPSVLYWVVQPGADVGGIGMGLVRMVRPWNEWLIVWGYDINQPAPEVTDEFATKVVRDLVGDQSVEPEITSVSTWTVNNKYATSMQAGRVFIMGDAAHRHPPSNGLGSNTSIQDSFNLAWKLAAVLKGQAGESLLDSYSEERAPVAKQIVTRANQSIGEFGPIFEALGLTESTDPEVMQANMDKRCDANMEAEQQRAAIREAIAFKKYEFDAHGVEMNQRYKSSAIVTDGQMEPAFELDAELHYQPTTWPGARIPHAWVYDHDGGKHSTLDLVGRGQFTILTGINGEAWAEAAAKVGDALGLDIRAHVIGPRRDIIDHHGDWARAREVNEAGCVLVRPDQHVAWRAEDMADNPEVELTRVLTTLLHRAN, from the coding sequence ATGGCTGATATCTCCACAGACGTACTCATCATCGGCACCGGCCCCGCCGGGTCTGCCACGGCGGCGCTTCTTTCCAGCTATGGTATCGAGAACATGGCGGTGAACCGCTACCGTTGGCTTGCCAATACGCCGCGCGCGCACATCACCAACCAGCGCACGATGGAAGTGCTGCGCGACCTTGGCCAGGAGGTTGAGGACGAGGCTTATCTGTTCGCCGCTGAGCAGGAACTGATGGGCGAAAACGTCTTCTGCGAAAGTCTGGCCGGTGAAGAAATCGGCCGCATGAAAAGCTGGGGCAATCACCCCATGTCAAAGGCGGAGCATCTGCTTTCCTCGCCGACTTTTATGAACGATTTGCCGCAAACGATGATGGAGCCGCTGCTCTTCAAGACGGCCTGTTCGCGCGGCACGCAGGCACGCATGTCCACTGAGTACTTGCGCCATGAACAGGATGCCGATGGTGTTACCACCACCTGTTTGGATCGGCTCAGCGGCAAAGAGATCACGATCCGCTCGAGATACTTGATCGGTGCCGATGGCGGCAACTCGAAGGTGGCGGAGCTGGAAAACCTGCCCTTCGAAGGCGAGATGGGTGTCGGCGGCTCAATGAACATCATCTTCAAGGCCGACCTCTCGAAATATGTCGCCCACCGTCCCTCGGTTCTGTATTGGGTGGTTCAGCCGGGCGCCGATGTCGGCGGCATCGGCATGGGGCTGGTGCGTATGGTGCGGCCCTGGAACGAGTGGCTGATCGTTTGGGGTTACGACATCAATCAGCCTGCGCCTGAGGTGACTGATGAGTTTGCCACCAAGGTCGTGCGCGATCTGGTCGGTGATCAGAGCGTTGAGCCGGAAATCACATCGGTTTCGACGTGGACGGTGAACAACAAATACGCCACCAGCATGCAGGCCGGCCGTGTGTTCATCATGGGCGATGCGGCCCACCGTCATCCGCCGTCCAATGGGCTTGGATCCAACACGTCAATCCAGGACTCCTTCAATCTGGCGTGGAAGCTGGCGGCTGTTCTCAAAGGCCAGGCGGGTGAAAGCCTGCTCGACAGCTATTCCGAAGAGCGCGCGCCGGTGGCCAAGCAGATCGTGACCCGTGCCAACCAATCGATCGGCGAATTCGGACCGATTTTTGAGGCGCTTGGTCTAACGGAGTCCACCGACCCGGAGGTGATGCAGGCCAATATGGACAAGCGCTGCGATGCTAATATGGAGGCTGAACAGCAGCGTGCAGCGATCCGCGAGGCCATCGCGTTCAAGAAGTACGAGTTCGACGCCCACGGCGTTGAGATGAACCAGCGCTACAAATCCTCAGCCATCGTGACGGACGGGCAGATGGAGCCTGCGTTTGAGTTGGACGCCGAACTGCATTACCAGCCGACCACCTGGCCTGGTGCACGTATCCCGCATGCTTGGGTCTACGATCATGATGGTGGCAAGCACTCGACGCTCGACCTGGTCGGGCGCGGACAGTTCACGATCCTCACTGGGATCAATGGCGAGGCCTGGGCTGAAGCCGCTGCAAAGGTTGGGGACGCATTGGGCCTCGATATTCGCGCCCATGTGATCGGGCCGCGCCGGGATATCATCGACCATCATGGCGATTGGGCCCGCGCTCGCGAGGTCAATGAGGCGGGCTGCGTGTTGGTGCGCCCCGACCAGCATGTCGCGTGGCGCGCGGAGGATATGGCCGACAATCCGGAAGTTGAGCTCACCCGTGTTCTGACCACCCTGTTGCACCGCGCAAACTAG
- a CDS encoding intradiol ring-cleavage dioxygenase: protein MALFTEETSESAVNSRMGEDINPRLATVMASLVKHLHAFAKDVELTQDEWGVAIDFLTRTGQMCDENRQEFILLSDTLGVSMLVDAINHRRPSGATENTVLGPFHVVDAPHYPMGQNISLDGKGESCLFEGRVLDRQGNAIANATIDVWCDNADGFYDVQQPDVQPKFNNRGIFTTGADGAYSFRGIRPVAYPIPDDGPVGQMLAALGRHPNRPAHMHFIVSAPGYERIITHTFVDGDEWLTSDAVFGVKASLISTMEPGEEGDTMWKSSFDFIMVEQD, encoded by the coding sequence ATGGCCTTGTTCACCGAAGAAACATCAGAAAGCGCCGTTAACAGCCGCATGGGCGAGGACATCAACCCCCGCTTGGCGACGGTGATGGCATCGCTGGTGAAGCATCTGCACGCTTTCGCCAAAGATGTGGAACTGACCCAGGACGAGTGGGGCGTTGCCATCGACTTCCTGACCCGAACGGGCCAGATGTGCGACGAGAACCGCCAGGAGTTCATCCTGCTTAGCGACACGCTCGGCGTCTCGATGTTGGTGGATGCCATCAACCATCGCCGGCCAAGCGGCGCGACCGAAAACACAGTGCTCGGCCCGTTCCATGTGGTCGATGCCCCGCACTATCCAATGGGGCAAAACATATCGCTTGATGGCAAAGGCGAGAGCTGCCTGTTCGAGGGCCGTGTTCTCGACCGGCAAGGCAATGCCATCGCGAACGCAACCATCGATGTCTGGTGCGACAATGCCGATGGGTTCTACGATGTGCAGCAGCCGGACGTTCAGCCGAAGTTCAACAATCGCGGCATCTTCACGACCGGTGCCGATGGTGCTTACAGCTTTCGTGGCATTCGGCCCGTCGCCTATCCGATTCCCGATGACGGCCCGGTGGGGCAGATGCTGGCTGCGCTTGGCCGCCATCCCAACCGGCCGGCGCACATGCATTTCATCGTCAGCGCGCCGGGTTATGAGCGCATCATCACCCACACCTTTGTTGATGGCGATGAGTGGCTGACGTCGGACGCGGTTTTCGGGGTCAAGGCTTCGCTGATTTCGACCATGGAACCGGGCGAGGAGGGTGATACGATGTGGAAATCCTCTTTCGATTTCATCATGGTAGAGCAAGACTAA
- a CDS encoding 3-keto-5-aminohexanoate cleavage protein — MTDPKPCVICVAITGSLPTKANNPAVPITVDEQVESTHEAFEVGATILHAHVRNDDQTPSSDPEKFARLKEGVEKHCPGMIIQFSTGGRSGAGHERGGMLSLRPDMASLSVGSNNFPNRVYENPPDLIDWLAGEMRTYEVKPEIEAFDLSHIHQAAKMHADGRIPDTPYIQFVMGVKNAMPADKDVFDYYVKTVERLVPGGEWCAAGIGPAQIKLNEWAVAAGGHARAGLEDNVRLDKETLAPSNAALIKRVVDICARHERPVATPNQARAMLGLRQAA, encoded by the coding sequence ATGACCGACCCAAAACCCTGCGTTATCTGCGTTGCGATCACCGGATCGTTGCCAACCAAGGCGAACAATCCAGCGGTCCCGATCACCGTTGATGAGCAGGTTGAATCCACACATGAAGCCTTTGAGGTGGGCGCCACCATCTTGCATGCGCATGTTCGCAACGACGATCAAACGCCCTCCAGCGACCCGGAGAAGTTCGCGCGTCTGAAAGAAGGCGTTGAGAAGCACTGCCCCGGCATGATCATCCAGTTTTCGACCGGAGGGCGGTCCGGCGCGGGGCATGAGCGCGGTGGAATGCTGTCGTTAAGACCCGACATGGCGTCGCTCTCGGTCGGGTCCAACAACTTCCCCAATCGGGTCTATGAAAACCCGCCCGATCTCATCGACTGGCTGGCAGGCGAGATGCGAACCTATGAGGTGAAGCCTGAGATCGAGGCGTTCGACCTTTCCCATATTCATCAGGCGGCCAAGATGCATGCCGATGGGCGGATACCCGATACGCCGTACATTCAGTTTGTCATGGGCGTGAAGAACGCGATGCCGGCCGACAAGGACGTGTTCGACTATTATGTCAAAACCGTTGAGCGCTTGGTGCCGGGCGGCGAATGGTGTGCAGCGGGTATCGGGCCAGCACAGATTAAGCTCAATGAATGGGCTGTGGCAGCCGGCGGTCATGCACGGGCCGGTTTGGAAGACAACGTCCGGCTCGACAAAGAGACGCTTGCGCCCTCAAATGCGGCCTTGATCAAACGTGTTGTCGATATTTGCGCTCGTCACGAGCGACCGGTTGCGACACCCAATCAAGCACGCGCTATGCTGGGGCTGCGCCAAGCGGCTTAA